In Dyella terrae, one DNA window encodes the following:
- a CDS encoding glutathione peroxidase: MTTAYDFSARDIDGHERSLSEWQGKVMLIVNVASKCGFTPQYTGLEALWRSDRDKGLVVLGFPCDQFGHQEPGDEAEIKNFCSTSYDVSFPMFAKVDVNGADAHPLYKWLKSEGKGILGSESIKWNFTKFLVDRQGEVVKRYAPTDTPEKIARDLAARL; this comes from the coding sequence ATGACGACCGCCTATGACTTCTCCGCCCGGGACATCGACGGTCATGAACGCTCGCTCAGCGAATGGCAGGGCAAGGTCATGCTGATCGTCAACGTGGCCTCCAAATGCGGCTTCACGCCTCAGTACACGGGCCTCGAGGCCCTGTGGCGGTCCGATCGGGACAAGGGGCTGGTGGTGCTGGGCTTTCCCTGTGATCAGTTCGGCCACCAGGAGCCCGGTGACGAAGCGGAAATCAAGAACTTCTGCAGCACGAGCTACGACGTGAGCTTCCCGATGTTCGCCAAGGTGGACGTCAACGGCGCGGACGCGCATCCGCTGTATAAGTGGCTCAAGAGCGAAGGCAAGGGCATTTTGGGCAGCGAGTCGATCAAGTGGAACTTCACCAAGTTCCTGGTCGACCGCCAGGGCGAAGTGGTCAAGCGCTATGCGCCCACGGACACGCCCGAGAAAATTGCCAGGGACCTGGCCGCCCGGCTCTAA
- the dacB gene encoding D-alanyl-D-alanine carboxypeptidase/D-alanyl-D-alanine endopeptidase yields the protein MRFRPCAAWLFAAALTTPVFAGTLAQDIDAHIAQPRFEHARWGIEVIELGSGRVVYAHDAGKLFTPASTNKLYTAALALHVLGPAFRFPTRVFGAAPDHGGTITGDAVLYGMGDPTLGTATLTADWSDQMAVQMTSLGIRRIRGDLVADDTFFSTPPYGSGWEADDLQAAYGAPPSALTVNDNVVQVTVAPGASEGLPADLTLAPSDGIAQLANQLVTTTAGTRANVNLVRPAGARKLYAFGQVPAGSSRSSYRLAVDDPARIAGSQLLGALQRHGIRVDGIVRVAHWPQDSGALRHNTTMLAEVQSPPVIDILRDALKRSQNLYMQNLLLMAGVRTQATEPAPADRPGFINTEDWGIIGLRKLLDAADVPADEYQYNEGSGLARADLTTPHAMNRLLALLAAQPNAGQIMDTLPVAGIDGTLKSRMKGTAAEGNVRAKTGTLSQVRSLAGYVTTAHGQRLAFTIFLNHYDSPEGAPAATADIDAIAVRLANEGRP from the coding sequence ATGCGCTTTCGCCCCTGCGCTGCCTGGCTGTTTGCTGCCGCACTGACCACGCCCGTGTTTGCCGGCACGCTGGCCCAGGACATCGATGCGCATATAGCGCAGCCACGCTTCGAACACGCGCGCTGGGGCATTGAAGTGATCGAGCTTGGCTCAGGACGCGTGGTGTACGCGCATGATGCCGGCAAGCTTTTCACGCCCGCGTCCACCAACAAGCTCTACACCGCTGCCCTTGCGTTGCATGTTCTTGGCCCGGCGTTCCGGTTTCCGACGCGCGTTTTCGGCGCAGCACCCGATCATGGCGGCACCATCACCGGCGACGCGGTTCTGTATGGCATGGGCGACCCTACGCTGGGAACGGCGACATTGACCGCCGACTGGTCCGACCAGATGGCCGTCCAAATGACCTCCCTCGGCATCAGGCGAATCAGGGGCGACCTCGTTGCCGACGACACATTTTTCAGCACGCCGCCTTACGGCTCGGGCTGGGAAGCGGACGATCTGCAAGCAGCCTACGGCGCTCCGCCATCGGCGCTGACCGTGAACGACAACGTTGTGCAGGTCACCGTCGCGCCGGGAGCCAGCGAAGGCCTGCCCGCTGACCTCACGCTGGCGCCATCGGATGGCATCGCCCAGTTGGCGAATCAACTGGTCACCACGACGGCGGGGACCCGTGCGAACGTCAATCTGGTCCGTCCCGCAGGCGCCCGTAAGCTCTATGCATTCGGGCAGGTTCCCGCAGGCTCGTCGCGATCGAGCTATCGCCTTGCGGTGGACGACCCGGCACGGATTGCCGGTTCGCAGTTGCTGGGCGCCTTGCAGCGGCATGGCATTCGCGTCGACGGCATCGTGCGCGTGGCGCACTGGCCCCAGGACAGCGGTGCCTTGCGCCATAACACAACCATGCTGGCCGAAGTGCAATCGCCGCCAGTGATCGACATCCTGCGCGATGCGCTCAAGCGCTCGCAGAATCTCTACATGCAGAACCTGCTGCTGATGGCAGGCGTGCGCACCCAGGCCACTGAGCCTGCGCCGGCTGACCGCCCCGGCTTCATCAACACCGAAGACTGGGGCATCATCGGCCTGCGCAAGCTGCTGGATGCCGCCGACGTTCCGGCTGACGAGTACCAGTACAACGAAGGCTCGGGCCTGGCGCGCGCCGATCTCACCACGCCGCACGCGATGAACCGCCTGCTGGCGCTGCTCGCTGCACAACCGAATGCCGGGCAGATCATGGATACGCTTCCCGTTGCCGGCATCGACGGGACGTTGAAGTCGCGCATGAAAGGCACGGCTGCCGAAGGCAACGTGCGCGCCAAGACGGGAACGCTGTCCCAGGTTCGCAGTCTCGCGGGCTACGTCACGACGGCGCATGGCCAACGGCTGGCGTTCACCATTTTCCTCAATCACTACGACTCACCCGAAGGAGCGCCGGCGGCAACGGCGGATATCGACGCCATTGCTGTCAGGTTGGCCAACGAAGGACGCCCTTAG
- a CDS encoding MetQ/NlpA family ABC transporter substrate-binding protein, translating into MKKLLVALAALLALAGCSAPGNEGGNQADSQKLTVAATAVPHAEILKQVKPILAKEGVELEIKVFADYVQPNLQVVEKSIDVNYFQTKPYLDAFNRERGTNLTIITGVHIEPFGAYSRKLKSIDDLPDGATVTLPNDPSNNSRALLLLAKHGIIALKDPSNELSTQKDITANPKHLKFRELEAAMLPRTLDEVDLALINTNYALAAGLNPTHDALLIEDKDSPYVNYLVGRPDNKDDPRVQKLAKALNSPEIKAFIEQKYQGAVLPAF; encoded by the coding sequence ATGAAGAAACTGCTTGTCGCCCTGGCCGCCCTGCTGGCGCTCGCCGGCTGTTCCGCGCCCGGCAATGAAGGCGGTAACCAGGCCGATAGCCAGAAGCTGACGGTAGCGGCCACCGCCGTGCCGCACGCGGAAATTCTAAAGCAGGTCAAGCCGATCCTGGCGAAGGAAGGCGTGGAGCTGGAGATCAAGGTCTTCGCCGACTATGTCCAGCCCAATCTCCAGGTGGTCGAAAAGTCCATCGACGTGAACTACTTCCAGACCAAGCCGTACCTGGATGCCTTTAACCGTGAGCGCGGCACGAACCTCACCATCATCACCGGCGTGCACATCGAGCCCTTCGGCGCCTACTCGCGCAAGCTCAAGAGCATCGATGACCTGCCCGACGGTGCCACCGTCACGCTGCCGAACGATCCGAGCAACAACAGCCGGGCCCTGCTCCTGCTGGCCAAGCACGGCATCATTGCGCTAAAGGATCCGTCGAACGAACTGTCGACGCAGAAGGACATTACGGCCAATCCGAAGCACCTCAAGTTCCGCGAGCTTGAAGCTGCCATGCTGCCGCGCACGCTGGACGAAGTGGATCTGGCACTGATCAACACCAACTATGCACTGGCTGCGGGCCTCAATCCCACGCACGACGCCCTGCTCATCGAAGACAAGGATTCGCCGTACGTGAATTACCTCGTGGGCCGCCCCGATAACAAGGACGATCCGCGCGTGCAGAAGCTGGCCAAGGCCCTCAACAGCCCCGAGATCAAGGCTTTCATCGAACAGAAGTACCAGGGCGCGGTGCTGCCGGCCTTCTGA
- a CDS encoding methionine ABC transporter permease: protein MTLPFFQNLFPNIDDWSELGRACIDTLLMLGGSLLLTVAIGLPLGVLLFLTGKGQLRAMPKLYAVLSLLVNILRSIPFIILMIVLMPLTYVLVGTKLGIRGAIPPLVIGAAPFFARLVETALREVQQGVIEASQAMGASTWQIVRHVLLPEARGGLIAGTTVTAIALVGYTAMGGAIGAGGLGDLAYRYGYLSYKSDYMFVTVVLLIVLVQLLQMAGDRAVRRYSQK from the coding sequence ATGACCCTTCCCTTCTTCCAGAACCTTTTCCCAAACATCGACGACTGGTCGGAGCTGGGTCGCGCCTGCATCGACACCCTGCTGATGCTGGGGGGCTCCCTGCTCCTGACCGTAGCGATCGGCCTGCCGCTTGGCGTACTGCTGTTCCTTACCGGCAAAGGCCAGCTGCGGGCCATGCCCAAGCTCTACGCCGTGCTTTCGCTGCTGGTGAACATCCTGCGCTCGATTCCGTTCATCATTCTTATGATCGTGCTAATGCCGCTCACGTACGTGCTGGTCGGCACCAAGCTCGGCATTCGCGGCGCCATTCCGCCTCTGGTCATCGGCGCGGCGCCGTTCTTTGCCCGTCTCGTCGAAACGGCGCTGCGTGAAGTGCAACAGGGCGTGATCGAGGCCAGCCAGGCCATGGGGGCCAGCACCTGGCAGATCGTCCGCCACGTCCTTCTGCCCGAGGCGCGCGGCGGCCTGATTGCCGGCACGACGGTCACCGCCATTGCTCTGGTGGGTTACACCGCGATGGGCGGCGCGATCGGCGCCGGCGGCCTGGGCGACCTGGCGTATCGGTACGGTTACCTGAGCTACAAGTCCGACTACATGTTCGTGACCGTCGTGCTGCTCATCGTACTGGTGCAGCTGTTGCAAATGGCCGGAGACCGGGCCGTTCGCCGGTATTCCCAGAAGTGA
- a CDS encoding MATE family efflux transporter encodes MSALVDAWHHRPTHRQVWALAVPMILSNLTVPLVALVDSAVAGHLPQTQDLGAVAIGSAVYALPVWSLGFLRMGTTGFAAQALGANDMTALRTVQWQALMLAVLFGLAVGALMYPLLPWLIAQMHSTPLQTTRSMDYLHLRLLGLPGALLNYALAGWFIGAQRARTTLSLLLVTNLINIALNLLFVLGLGWGVQGIALASVAGEWCGSLYGLWAARRAVHGLAGHVDWAALRQFSHWRPLLSVNRDIFIRTLALEAVFFSVSLLGARIGDSTVAANALLLNGLMLTAFGLDGLANAVEALCGHAIGARDPLALRRALVVAGGWSLIGSIGYALLFVFAGHEFVNLQTNLSEVREAAYPYLPWLAALPVVAVWSYLLDGLFIGATRGSDMRNAMLVSVIAFFFTAWLARGLGNHGLWMAFIAFMLVRGVSLGWASWKIHRRGAWTTASAVNF; translated from the coding sequence ATGTCAGCCCTCGTCGACGCCTGGCACCACCGCCCCACCCATCGCCAGGTCTGGGCATTGGCCGTTCCGATGATCCTGTCCAACCTGACGGTGCCGCTGGTGGCGCTGGTCGACAGCGCCGTGGCGGGACACCTTCCGCAGACGCAGGACCTCGGTGCCGTGGCCATCGGCAGCGCCGTGTATGCCCTCCCCGTCTGGAGCCTCGGCTTCCTGCGCATGGGCACCACCGGCTTTGCCGCGCAGGCCCTGGGCGCCAACGACATGACGGCCCTGCGCACGGTGCAGTGGCAGGCCCTGATGCTCGCCGTGCTGTTCGGACTGGCCGTGGGTGCGCTGATGTATCCGCTGCTGCCCTGGTTGATTGCGCAGATGCATTCGACGCCATTGCAGACGACCAGGAGCATGGACTATCTCCACCTGCGCCTGCTCGGCCTCCCCGGCGCCCTGCTCAATTACGCGCTCGCCGGATGGTTCATTGGCGCGCAGCGAGCGCGCACAACGCTATCGCTGCTACTGGTCACCAACCTGATCAATATCGCGCTCAATCTGCTCTTTGTCCTTGGCTTAGGCTGGGGCGTGCAAGGGATTGCCCTCGCTTCCGTGGCCGGTGAATGGTGCGGCAGCCTGTACGGACTCTGGGCGGCGCGGCGCGCCGTGCACGGGCTCGCCGGTCACGTCGACTGGGCGGCGCTCCGGCAGTTTTCCCATTGGCGACCGCTGCTGTCGGTCAATCGGGACATCTTCATTCGAACCCTTGCGCTGGAAGCCGTGTTCTTCAGCGTGTCGCTGTTGGGCGCGCGAATTGGCGATTCGACCGTGGCGGCCAATGCGCTGCTCCTGAATGGCCTGATGCTCACGGCTTTCGGACTCGATGGCCTGGCCAATGCCGTGGAGGCCTTGTGCGGGCATGCCATTGGCGCGCGCGACCCGCTCGCACTGCGGCGTGCATTGGTGGTAGCGGGCGGATGGTCGTTGATCGGCAGCATCGGCTACGCGCTGCTGTTCGTCTTCGCAGGCCACGAGTTCGTCAATTTGCAGACGAATCTTAGTGAAGTGCGCGAAGCGGCCTATCCCTACCTGCCATGGCTGGCCGCGCTGCCCGTCGTCGCGGTGTGGAGTTATCTGCTCGACGGACTGTTCATTGGAGCCACGCGCGGGAGCGATATGCGCAATGCGATGCTGGTCTCGGTGATCGCCTTCTTTTTCACCGCGTGGCTGGCGCGTGGCCTCGGCAACCATGGTTTGTGGATGGCGTTCATCGCCTTCATGCTCGTCCGCGGCGTAAGCCTTGGCTGGGCGAGCTGGAAGATCCATCGCCGCGGAGCATGGACAACCGCCTCTGCGGTGAACTTCTGA
- a CDS encoding methionine ABC transporter ATP-binding protein, whose product MIRFVDVRKSYRVGGQDIPALKPFNLEIADGEVFGIIGHSGAGKSTLIRLINLLERPSGGRILIGDTDMTALDDAGLRAQRQRIGMIFQHFNLLASQTVADNIAFPMRLAGERDARAIRARVDELLTRVGLSAHADKYPSQLSGGQKQRVGIARALANRPSILLCDEATSALDPQTTASVLELLAEINRELKLTIVLITHEMDVVRRVCDRVAVLDAGQIVEMGSVADVFLHPQHATTRRFVNEALPEEAASEHSHYAHVPGRIMRLSFRGEATWTPALGRVARETGVDFNILAGRVDRIKDLPYGQLTLAMQGDGVDRAMATLRDAGIEIEELPR is encoded by the coding sequence GTGATCCGCTTTGTCGATGTTCGCAAGTCCTACCGCGTGGGCGGCCAGGACATCCCTGCCCTGAAGCCCTTCAACCTGGAAATCGCCGACGGTGAGGTCTTCGGGATCATCGGGCATTCGGGTGCCGGCAAATCCACACTCATTCGCCTGATCAACCTGCTCGAGCGCCCGTCCGGCGGCCGCATTCTGATTGGCGACACCGACATGACGGCGCTCGACGACGCGGGCCTCCGTGCCCAGCGTCAGCGTATCGGCATGATTTTCCAGCATTTCAATCTGCTCGCTTCGCAGACAGTGGCCGACAATATCGCCTTCCCGATGCGCCTGGCCGGCGAGCGCGACGCCCGGGCCATACGCGCGCGCGTGGATGAGCTGCTGACCCGCGTAGGCCTGTCGGCACACGCGGACAAATACCCGTCACAGCTTTCCGGCGGCCAGAAGCAGCGCGTGGGCATCGCGCGTGCGCTCGCCAATCGGCCATCCATACTGCTATGTGACGAGGCCACCAGCGCGCTCGACCCGCAAACGACTGCCTCGGTGCTGGAGCTCCTGGCGGAGATCAACCGCGAGCTCAAGCTGACAATCGTGCTGATTACCCACGAAATGGACGTCGTCCGCCGCGTGTGCGACCGCGTCGCCGTGCTCGATGCCGGTCAGATCGTGGAAATGGGCTCGGTCGCCGATGTGTTCCTTCACCCGCAGCACGCCACCACGCGTCGCTTCGTCAACGAAGCCCTGCCCGAAGAAGCCGCCAGCGAGCACAGCCACTACGCGCACGTACCGGGCCGCATCATGCGCCTGTCGTTCCGCGGCGAGGCCACATGGACACCTGCGCTGGGCCGCGTGGCCCGGGAAACCGGCGTGGACTTCAATATCCTCGCCGGCCGCGTTGACCGCATCAAGGACCTGCCCTACGGACAGCTGACGCTTGCCATGCAAGGCGATGGCGTGGATCGCGCGATGGCCACGCTGCGCGACGCCGGCATCGAGATCGAGGAGTTGCCGCGATGA